A genomic segment from Helicoverpa armigera isolate CAAS_96S chromosome 10, ASM3070526v1, whole genome shotgun sequence encodes:
- the LOC110372320 gene encoding muscle LIM protein 1 isoform X3, translating to MPFKPADNPKCPKCGKSVYAAEERVAGGLKWHKMCFKCGLCQKLLDSTNCSEHEGELYCKVCHARKFGPKGYGFGGGAGCLSMDTGDHLKAENAGVRTNGACLEPRVIAKAPPGEGCPRCGGYVYAAEQMLARGRAWHKECFKCGDCLKRLDSTNCCEGPDKDIYCKVSKHQRLR from the exons ATGCCTTTCAAACCAGCAGATAACCCTAAGTGCCCTAAATGCGGCAAATCAGTATACGCAGCTGAGGAGAGAGTCGCCGGAGGACTCAAATGGCACAAAATGTGCTTCAAGTGCG GCCTGTGCCAGAAGTTGCTGGACTCCACCAACTGCTCAGAACACGAAGGTGAACTGTACTGCAAAGTGTGCCATGCACGTAAATTCGGACCAAAAGGCTACGGCTTCGGCGGTGGTGCTGGCTGCCTGTCCATGGACACTGGTGACCACCTGAAGGCTGAGAATGC GGGCGTAAGGACTAACGGAGCTTGTCTGGAACCACGTGTTATCGCCAAGGCGCCCCCCGGGGAAGGTTGTCCCCGATGCGGTGGCTACGTGTACGCCGCCGAACAGATGTTAGCTAGAGGACGG GCGTGGCACAAGGAGTGCTTCAAATGCGGAGACTGCTTAAAACGGCTGGACTCTACTAACTGTTGCGAGGGCCCAGACAAAGACATTTACTGCAAAG TGAGCAAGCACCAAAGACTACGGTGA
- the LOC110372320 gene encoding muscle LIM protein 1 isoform X4 translates to MPFKPADNPKCPKCGKSVYAAEERVAGGLKWHKMCFKCGLCQKLLDSTNCSEHEGELYCKVCHARKFGPKGYGFGGGAGCLSMDTGDHLKAENAN, encoded by the exons ATGCCTTTCAAACCAGCAGATAACCCTAAGTGCCCTAAATGCGGCAAATCAGTATACGCAGCTGAGGAGAGAGTCGCCGGAGGACTCAAATGGCACAAAATGTGCTTCAAGTGCG GCCTGTGCCAGAAGTTGCTGGACTCCACCAACTGCTCAGAACACGAAGGTGAACTGTACTGCAAAGTGTGCCATGCACGTAAATTCGGACCAAAAGGCTACGGCTTCGGCGGTGGTGCTGGCTGCCTGTCCATGGACACTGGTGACCACCTGAAGGCTGAGAATGC GAATTGA
- the LOC110372320 gene encoding muscle LIM protein Mlp84B isoform X5: MPFKPADNPKCPKCGKSVYAAEERVAGGLKWHKMCFKCGLCQKLLDSTNCSEHEGELYCKVCHARKFGPKGYGFGGGAGCLSMDTGDHLKAENAGVRTNGACLEPRVIAKAPPGEGCPRCGGYVYAAEQMLARGRAWHKECFKCGDCLKRLDSTNCCEGPDKDIYCKVCYGKKFGPKGYGYGKGAGVLQSDPYANGGIGHGGMSSLGLMCDIKDLEWQSEQAPKTTVIDTASIQAPPGKGCPRCGGVVFAAEQVLAKGREWHRKCFKCRDCSKTLDSIIACDGPESEVYCKTCYGKKWGPHGYGFACGSGFLQTDGLTEEEISASRPYYNPDTTSIKAPKGQGCPRCGGMVFAAEQQLAKGTMWHKKCFNCAECHRPLDSMLACDGPDKEIHCRACYAKLFGPRGFGYGHAPTLVSCDTEPAITYMEQLPFTGQKAAKGQGCPRCGFPVYAAEQMHSKNGTWHKRCFSCAECHRSLDSTNLNDGPNGEIYCRSCYGRNFGPKGVGFGMGAGTLTMA, encoded by the exons ATGCCTTTCAAACCAGCAGATAACCCTAAGTGCCCTAAATGCGGCAAATCAGTATACGCAGCTGAGGAGAGAGTCGCCGGAGGACTCAAATGGCACAAAATGTGCTTCAAGTGCG GCCTGTGCCAGAAGTTGCTGGACTCCACCAACTGCTCAGAACACGAAGGTGAACTGTACTGCAAAGTGTGCCATGCACGTAAATTCGGACCAAAAGGCTACGGCTTCGGCGGTGGTGCTGGCTGCCTGTCCATGGACACTGGTGACCACCTGAAGGCTGAGAATGC GGGCGTAAGGACTAACGGAGCTTGTCTGGAACCACGTGTTATCGCCAAGGCGCCCCCCGGGGAAGGTTGTCCCCGATGCGGTGGCTACGTGTACGCCGCCGAACAGATGTTAGCTAGAGGACGG GCGTGGCACAAGGAGTGCTTCAAATGCGGAGACTGCTTAAAACGGCTGGACTCTACTAACTGTTGCGAGGGCCCAGACAAAGACATTTACTGCAAAG TATGTTATGGGAAGAAGTTTGGTCCTAAGGGATATGGTTACGGAAAAGGAGCCGGTGTCTTGCAGAGTGACCCTTACGCCAATGG AGGTATAGGACATGGAGGAATGTCAAGCCTGGGCCTTATGTGTGATATTAAGGACCTGGAATGGCAAAG TGAGCAAGCACCAAAGACTACGGTGATTGATACCGCTTCCATTCAGGCGCCACCTGGCAAGGGTTGCCCCCGATGTGGAGGCGTGGTATTTGCTGCCGAACAAGTGCTGGCCAAGGGCCGCGAATGGCATCGCAAATGTTTCAAGTGCCGTGACTGCTCCAAAACTTTGGACTCGATCATCGCTTGCGACGGACCTGAATCTGAGGTTTACTGCAAGACCTGCTACGGCAAAAAATGGGGCCCTCACGGCTACGGATTCGCTTGCGGCTCCGGTTTCCTGCAGACAGATGGCTTGAC CGAGGAGGAGATTTCCGCCAGTCGTCCTTATTACAACCCTGATACTACGTCCATCAAAGCGCCCAAGGGCCAGGGCTGCCCGCGTTGCGGTGGCATGGTATTCGCCGCTGAACAACAACTGGCGAAGGGCACG ATGTGGCACAAGAAATGTTTCAACTGCGCGGAGTGCCACCGGCCTCTGGACTCGATGCTGGCATGCGACGGCCCTGACAAGGAGATCCATTGCCGCGCCTGCTACGCCAAGCTCTTCGGACCCAGAGGATTCGGTTACGGCCACGCCCCCACCCTCGTCTCGTGCGACACTGAGCCCGCTATCACATA CATGGAGCAGCTACCTTTCACTGGCCAGAAAGCAGCCAAAGGCCAGGGCTGCCCTCGTTGCGGATTCCCCGTCTACGCAGCTGAACAGATGCACTCCAAGAATGGCACATGGCACAAACGGTGCTTCTCATGTGCGGAATGCCATAGATCTCTT GATTCTACCAACTTAAACGACGGACCAAATGGAGAAATTTACTGCCGAAGTTGTTATGGCAGGAACTTCGGGCCTAAGGGTGTAGGATTTGGTATGGGCGCAGGCACATTGACCATGGCATAA
- the LOC110372320 gene encoding muscle LIM protein Mlp84B isoform X2: MPFKPADNPKCPKCGKSVYAAEERVAGGLKWHKMCFKCGLCQKLLDSTNCSEHEGELYCKVCHARKFGPKGYGFGGGAGCLSMDTGDHLKAENAGVRTNGACLEPRVIAKAPPGEGCPRCGGYVYAAEQMLARGRAWHKECFKCGDCLKRLDSTNCCEGPDKDIYCKVCYGKKFGPKGYGYGKGAGVLQSDPYANGEQAPKTTVIDTASIQAPPGKGCPRCGGVVFAAEQVLAKGREWHRKCFKCRDCSKTLDSIIACDGPESEVYCKTCYGKKWGPHGYGFACGSGFLQTDGLTEEEISASRPYYNPDTTSIKAPKGQGCPRCGGMVFAAEQQLAKGTMWHKKCFNCAECHRPLDSMLACDGPDKEIHCRACYAKLFGPRGFGYGHAPTLVSCDTEPAITYMEQLPFTGQKAAKGQGCPRCGFPVYAAEQMHSKNGTWHKRCFSCAECHRSLDSTNLNDGPNGEIYCRSCYGRNFGPKGVGFGMGAGTLTMA; encoded by the exons ATGCCTTTCAAACCAGCAGATAACCCTAAGTGCCCTAAATGCGGCAAATCAGTATACGCAGCTGAGGAGAGAGTCGCCGGAGGACTCAAATGGCACAAAATGTGCTTCAAGTGCG GCCTGTGCCAGAAGTTGCTGGACTCCACCAACTGCTCAGAACACGAAGGTGAACTGTACTGCAAAGTGTGCCATGCACGTAAATTCGGACCAAAAGGCTACGGCTTCGGCGGTGGTGCTGGCTGCCTGTCCATGGACACTGGTGACCACCTGAAGGCTGAGAATGC GGGCGTAAGGACTAACGGAGCTTGTCTGGAACCACGTGTTATCGCCAAGGCGCCCCCCGGGGAAGGTTGTCCCCGATGCGGTGGCTACGTGTACGCCGCCGAACAGATGTTAGCTAGAGGACGG GCGTGGCACAAGGAGTGCTTCAAATGCGGAGACTGCTTAAAACGGCTGGACTCTACTAACTGTTGCGAGGGCCCAGACAAAGACATTTACTGCAAAG TATGTTATGGGAAGAAGTTTGGTCCTAAGGGATATGGTTACGGAAAAGGAGCCGGTGTCTTGCAGAGTGACCCTTACGCCAATGG TGAGCAAGCACCAAAGACTACGGTGATTGATACCGCTTCCATTCAGGCGCCACCTGGCAAGGGTTGCCCCCGATGTGGAGGCGTGGTATTTGCTGCCGAACAAGTGCTGGCCAAGGGCCGCGAATGGCATCGCAAATGTTTCAAGTGCCGTGACTGCTCCAAAACTTTGGACTCGATCATCGCTTGCGACGGACCTGAATCTGAGGTTTACTGCAAGACCTGCTACGGCAAAAAATGGGGCCCTCACGGCTACGGATTCGCTTGCGGCTCCGGTTTCCTGCAGACAGATGGCTTGAC CGAGGAGGAGATTTCCGCCAGTCGTCCTTATTACAACCCTGATACTACGTCCATCAAAGCGCCCAAGGGCCAGGGCTGCCCGCGTTGCGGTGGCATGGTATTCGCCGCTGAACAACAACTGGCGAAGGGCACG ATGTGGCACAAGAAATGTTTCAACTGCGCGGAGTGCCACCGGCCTCTGGACTCGATGCTGGCATGCGACGGCCCTGACAAGGAGATCCATTGCCGCGCCTGCTACGCCAAGCTCTTCGGACCCAGAGGATTCGGTTACGGCCACGCCCCCACCCTCGTCTCGTGCGACACTGAGCCCGCTATCACATA CATGGAGCAGCTACCTTTCACTGGCCAGAAAGCAGCCAAAGGCCAGGGCTGCCCTCGTTGCGGATTCCCCGTCTACGCAGCTGAACAGATGCACTCCAAGAATGGCACATGGCACAAACGGTGCTTCTCATGTGCGGAATGCCATAGATCTCTT GATTCTACCAACTTAAACGACGGACCAAATGGAGAAATTTACTGCCGAAGTTGTTATGGCAGGAACTTCGGGCCTAAGGGTGTAGGATTTGGTATGGGCGCAGGCACATTGACCATGGCATAA
- the LOC110372321 gene encoding selenoprotein F, whose product MITLKSRMLSTALLVCIATFLVQISNAEFTTEDCASLGFIKANLLCSSCDQLKDFGLEQLMSHCKECCHQDETAPKEKKYARAILEVCTCKFPAYPQIQAFVKSDRPAKFPNLQIKYVRGLDPIIKLLDKDGIVKDTVAIEKWNTDSVEEFLKAHLENEEDDEPDYLKTNRI is encoded by the coding sequence ATGATAACGTTAAAATCAAGAATGTTATCAACTGCGCTACTTGTTTGCATTGCAACATTTTTAGTTCAAATTAGCAATGCCGAGTTTACAACAGAAGATTGTGCTTCCCTTGGATTCATCAAAGCTAACCTGTTATGCTCTTCTTGTGACCAATTGAAAGATTTTGGTTTAGAACAACTTATGTCTCATTGTAAAGAATGCTGTCATCAAGATGAAACTGCGCCGAAAGAGAAGAAATACGCTAGAGCCATATTAGAAGTGTGCACATGTAAGTTCCCCGCTTATCCGCAGATACAAGCGTTTGTGAAGAGTGACAGGCCTGCCAAATTCCCTAATCTACAAATCAAGTATGTCCGAGGCCTAGACCCGATCATCAAGTTGTTGGATAAAGATGGTATAGTTAAAGATACTGTGGCCATAGAAAAGTGGAATACTGACTCAGTGGAGGAATTCTTAAAGGCTCATCTCGAAAATGAAGAGGATGATGAACCCGACTATTTGAAAACCAatagaatataa
- the LOC110372320 gene encoding muscle LIM protein Mlp84B isoform X1 yields MPFKPADNPKCPKCGKSVYAAEERVAGGLKWHKMCFKCGLCQKLLDSTNCSEHEGELYCKVCHARKFGPKGYGFGGGAGCLSMDTGDHLKAENAGVRTNGACLEPRVIAKAPPGEGCPRCGGYVYAAEQMLARGRGYHRRCFKCLNCNRTLDSMMHCDGPDGDIYCRGCYAQRFGPRGIGHGGMSSLGLMCDIKDLEWQSEQAPKTTVIDTASIQAPPGKGCPRCGGVVFAAEQVLAKGREWHRKCFKCRDCSKTLDSIIACDGPESEVYCKTCYGKKWGPHGYGFACGSGFLQTDGLTEEEISASRPYYNPDTTSIKAPKGQGCPRCGGMVFAAEQQLAKGTMWHKKCFNCAECHRPLDSMLACDGPDKEIHCRACYAKLFGPRGFGYGHAPTLVSCDTEPAITYMEQLPFTGQKAAKGQGCPRCGFPVYAAEQMHSKNGTWHKRCFSCAECHRSLDSTNLNDGPNGEIYCRSCYGRNFGPKGVGFGMGAGTLTMA; encoded by the exons ATGCCTTTCAAACCAGCAGATAACCCTAAGTGCCCTAAATGCGGCAAATCAGTATACGCAGCTGAGGAGAGAGTCGCCGGAGGACTCAAATGGCACAAAATGTGCTTCAAGTGCG GCCTGTGCCAGAAGTTGCTGGACTCCACCAACTGCTCAGAACACGAAGGTGAACTGTACTGCAAAGTGTGCCATGCACGTAAATTCGGACCAAAAGGCTACGGCTTCGGCGGTGGTGCTGGCTGCCTGTCCATGGACACTGGTGACCACCTGAAGGCTGAGAATGC GGGCGTAAGGACTAACGGAGCTTGTCTGGAACCACGTGTTATCGCCAAGGCGCCCCCCGGGGAAGGTTGTCCCCGATGCGGTGGCTACGTGTACGCCGCCGAACAGATGTTAGCTAGAGGACGG GGCTATCACAGGCGATGCTTCAAATGCTTAAATTGCAACAGGACCCTTGATTCAATGATGCATTGTGATGGGCCAGATGGTGACATTTACTGTAGAG GATGCTACGCACAAAGATTTGGTCCAAGAGGTATAGGACATGGAGGAATGTCAAGCCTGGGCCTTATGTGTGATATTAAGGACCTGGAATGGCAAAG TGAGCAAGCACCAAAGACTACGGTGATTGATACCGCTTCCATTCAGGCGCCACCTGGCAAGGGTTGCCCCCGATGTGGAGGCGTGGTATTTGCTGCCGAACAAGTGCTGGCCAAGGGCCGCGAATGGCATCGCAAATGTTTCAAGTGCCGTGACTGCTCCAAAACTTTGGACTCGATCATCGCTTGCGACGGACCTGAATCTGAGGTTTACTGCAAGACCTGCTACGGCAAAAAATGGGGCCCTCACGGCTACGGATTCGCTTGCGGCTCCGGTTTCCTGCAGACAGATGGCTTGAC CGAGGAGGAGATTTCCGCCAGTCGTCCTTATTACAACCCTGATACTACGTCCATCAAAGCGCCCAAGGGCCAGGGCTGCCCGCGTTGCGGTGGCATGGTATTCGCCGCTGAACAACAACTGGCGAAGGGCACG ATGTGGCACAAGAAATGTTTCAACTGCGCGGAGTGCCACCGGCCTCTGGACTCGATGCTGGCATGCGACGGCCCTGACAAGGAGATCCATTGCCGCGCCTGCTACGCCAAGCTCTTCGGACCCAGAGGATTCGGTTACGGCCACGCCCCCACCCTCGTCTCGTGCGACACTGAGCCCGCTATCACATA CATGGAGCAGCTACCTTTCACTGGCCAGAAAGCAGCCAAAGGCCAGGGCTGCCCTCGTTGCGGATTCCCCGTCTACGCAGCTGAACAGATGCACTCCAAGAATGGCACATGGCACAAACGGTGCTTCTCATGTGCGGAATGCCATAGATCTCTT GATTCTACCAACTTAAACGACGGACCAAATGGAGAAATTTACTGCCGAAGTTGTTATGGCAGGAACTTCGGGCCTAAGGGTGTAGGATTTGGTATGGGCGCAGGCACATTGACCATGGCATAA